The following are from one region of the Achromobacter xylosoxidans genome:
- the rsmA gene encoding 16S rRNA (adenine(1518)-N(6)/adenine(1519)-N(6))-dimethyltransferase RsmA codes for MSQHQARKRFGQNFLTDESVVESIVRAVSPARDDTVVEIGPGLSALTRPLLERLDHLTAVEIDRDLAARLRKQFDASRLTVVEADALTVDFSQFGPALRVVGNLPYNISSPLLFHLMTWADHVRDQHFMLQREVIDRMVAQPGSGDFSRLSVMLQSRYRMHKLFDVPPEAFDPPPKVVSAIVRMVPLPADRLRPVSERAFETVVARAFSQRRKMLRRVLADWAPQVPWEALDIAPTARAEDISVDRYIRLADALVAAGVLQAE; via the coding sequence ATGTCCCAGCACCAGGCGCGCAAGCGCTTTGGCCAGAACTTCCTGACCGACGAGAGCGTGGTCGAGTCCATCGTCCGGGCGGTTTCGCCCGCCCGCGACGATACCGTGGTCGAGATCGGCCCGGGCTTGTCCGCGCTTACCCGGCCGTTGCTCGAACGCCTGGATCACTTGACGGCGGTCGAGATCGACCGCGACTTGGCGGCGCGCCTGCGCAAGCAGTTCGACGCCAGCCGCCTGACCGTGGTCGAGGCCGACGCGCTGACGGTGGATTTTTCCCAGTTCGGACCCGCGCTGCGCGTGGTGGGAAACCTGCCCTACAACATCTCCAGCCCGCTGCTGTTCCATCTGATGACCTGGGCCGATCACGTCCGCGACCAGCATTTCATGCTGCAGCGGGAAGTGATCGACCGGATGGTCGCGCAGCCCGGTTCGGGCGACTTCAGCCGCCTGTCGGTGATGCTGCAGTCGCGCTACCGCATGCACAAGCTGTTCGACGTGCCGCCGGAAGCCTTCGATCCACCGCCCAAGGTGGTGTCGGCGATCGTGCGCATGGTGCCCTTGCCGGCGGATCGTTTGCGTCCGGTCAGCGAGCGGGCCTTCGAAACGGTGGTGGCGCGGGCATTCTCGCAGCGGCGCAAGATGCTGCGCCGGGTGCTGGCGGACTGGGCGCCGCAAGTGCCCTGGGAAGCGCTGGACATCGCGCCCACGGCGCGCGCCGAGGATATTTCGGTGGACCGGTATATCCGCCTGGCCGATGCGCTGGTGGCGGCCGGCGTGCTGCAGGCCGAGTGA
- a CDS encoding peptidylprolyl isomerase, with product MMRRLHSLRRLSGNALLLAVCAGLPLAHAAEQGGKAANNGAKPNSAAQKNAAPAPQREQFVDGIAAVVDKDVITLRELRDASLRISGELKSRGIQVPDDQTLQHQVLQRLIMERVQRHEADRLGIRVDDAQIDQAIQTIASRNKITVAQLRQEIEKSGTSWDGYRKALRDEIRTDRLRQRAVDSTIVISDAEVDAFLKDQRRNPAFGAAPQAAPQPQAQPQPEPQQAAAPSGPMLYALAQILVRVPEGSSPEQLAALRKKAEGLLAQAKRGDDFASLAAAASDGPEALQGGVMGVRPLDGWPDLFVQAVGNLQKGQVSGLIQSGNGFHIIKVMDRGTAQPAPARTARAPAPAQAPQPAAAPAQAPAHQGPVEVMQTRARHILIKTSTVMSDEMARQRLEQVRQRLVSGGAKFEDMARQYSQDATAPQGGELGWLNPGETVPPFEAAMNALKPGEISQPVQSPFGWHLIEVEERRQHDATDDMARMKARQILFERRAQPAFEDWLEQLRAQAYIDNRLEKQQKIQQNNR from the coding sequence ATGATGCGTAGGTTGCACTCTTTGCGCCGCCTCTCCGGCAATGCGCTGCTATTGGCCGTGTGCGCCGGCTTGCCCCTGGCCCATGCGGCCGAGCAGGGCGGCAAGGCCGCGAACAATGGCGCCAAGCCGAATTCCGCTGCGCAAAAAAACGCCGCGCCCGCGCCGCAGCGCGAGCAGTTCGTCGACGGGATTGCCGCAGTCGTGGACAAGGACGTGATCACGCTGCGCGAACTGCGCGATGCGTCCTTGCGCATTTCAGGCGAATTGAAGTCCCGCGGCATCCAGGTGCCCGATGACCAGACCCTGCAGCACCAGGTGTTGCAACGTCTGATCATGGAGCGCGTGCAGCGCCATGAAGCGGATCGCCTGGGCATACGCGTGGATGACGCGCAAATCGACCAAGCGATCCAGACCATTGCGTCCCGCAATAAGATCACCGTGGCTCAGTTGCGCCAGGAAATCGAAAAATCCGGCACCAGCTGGGACGGCTACCGCAAGGCGCTGCGCGATGAGATCCGCACGGATCGTCTGCGCCAACGCGCGGTGGATTCCACCATCGTGATTTCGGATGCCGAAGTCGACGCCTTCCTGAAGGATCAGCGCCGCAATCCGGCATTCGGCGCGGCACCGCAGGCGGCCCCGCAACCGCAGGCTCAGCCGCAGCCAGAACCGCAGCAGGCAGCCGCGCCCTCGGGCCCGATGCTCTATGCCCTGGCCCAGATCCTGGTGCGCGTGCCTGAAGGTTCGTCGCCCGAGCAACTGGCCGCGCTGCGCAAGAAGGCCGAAGGCCTGCTGGCGCAAGCCAAGCGCGGCGACGACTTCGCCAGCCTGGCTGCCGCGGCCTCGGACGGCCCCGAAGCCCTGCAAGGCGGCGTCATGGGCGTGCGCCCGCTGGACGGCTGGCCCGACCTGTTCGTACAGGCCGTCGGCAACTTGCAGAAAGGCCAGGTCAGCGGCCTGATCCAGAGCGGCAACGGTTTCCACATCATCAAGGTGATGGACCGCGGCACCGCCCAGCCGGCGCCCGCCCGCACGGCCCGCGCCCCGGCGCCGGCCCAGGCGCCGCAACCTGCCGCCGCGCCGGCGCAGGCGCCTGCGCATCAAGGTCCGGTGGAAGTGATGCAGACCCGCGCACGCCACATCCTGATCAAGACCTCCACCGTCATGAGCGACGAAATGGCGCGTCAGCGCCTGGAGCAGGTGCGCCAGCGGCTGGTGAGCGGCGGCGCCAAGTTCGAGGACATGGCGCGCCAGTATTCGCAGGACGCGACCGCTCCGCAAGGCGGCGAGCTGGGCTGGTTGAACCCGGGCGAAACCGTGCCGCCGTTCGAGGCTGCCATGAACGCCCTGAAGCCGGGTGAAATCAGCCAGCCGGTGCAATCGCCTTTCGGCTGGCACCTGATCGAAGTGGAAGAGCGCCGCCAGCACGACGCCACCGACGACATGGCCCGCATGAAGGCGCGCCAGATTCTGTTCGAACGCCGTGCCCAGCCCGCTTTCGAAGATTGGCTGGAGCAGCTGCGTGCCCAGGCGTACATCGACAATCGTCTGGAAAAGCAGCAGAAGATCCAGCAGAACAACCGCTAA
- a CDS encoding LPS-assembly protein LptD translates to MRKVRWLILSAVSVAAGAVQAQGSQGSAPAASSTSATPVLRTSPGLRIHRLPDDSIPAFMEADTIDGDPDSDLTLTGNAQVRRIDSVIKGDRINYRKDTGEVDVQGSARMMRDGTLVTGPSAKFNVDKSSGEVEKPNFWMGASGGFAVAEHADIFSRSQMRLQTVTYSGCACETPSWYIKAKTVDIDFDENEGVARSGVLYFKDVPILASPYMTFPVKKERKSGFLMPTYGTTSQGGLDFSIPYYLNLAPNYDMTVQPRYFSKRGLQLGGEFRYLGYGYSGIMDGTYLPNDKLTDSDRWMYWWRHQQMLPYGFYADWDIAKVSDDNYFRDISQLGLNQASTTYLPQRARVGWSSPSGYWSAYAQVYKYQTLQDPDAPLYPPYDKEPELFFRGARYDWGGFDVDWTSTAVRFRKSLFEGQRLGPDGNRFQTYPTVSYPIVKPGWFIVPKAGVNYTQYDTDWYNLSPGTPRSQSRSVPILSLDSGLVFERDTSLFGKASTQTLEPRLYYLYVPYRDQSKLPVFDTSLADFSFSQAFEENIYTGGWDRIANANQLTAALTTRWLDANTGFERMSLGIAQRLYFEDQKVTLPGETPRENVRSDFLLGASAALTDTLSTDVAAQYNPYDSNWSRGLISARWSPQRLTTVAVSYRYQRDPQPGVQYQAQGQNQVSLAMQWPFSKRWYGVGRVDYSLRNGPSSTVAGTTDSPRVTQAIAGLEYKGDCCWVGRMVYQRYAVSATDANSALFFQLELTGLGSLGTDPMNLLNKSIPGYSRITPPVPAGTTFERYE, encoded by the coding sequence GTGCGCAAGGTTCGATGGTTGATCCTCTCTGCTGTCAGTGTCGCCGCCGGAGCCGTCCAGGCCCAAGGCAGCCAGGGCAGCGCTCCCGCCGCGTCGTCGACCTCGGCGACTCCCGTGTTGCGCACTTCGCCGGGCTTGCGGATCCACCGCTTGCCGGACGACAGCATTCCCGCCTTCATGGAGGCGGACACCATCGATGGCGATCCTGATTCGGATCTGACCCTGACCGGCAACGCCCAGGTGCGCCGCATCGACAGCGTGATCAAGGGCGACCGCATCAACTACCGCAAGGACACCGGCGAAGTCGACGTCCAGGGTAGCGCGCGCATGATGCGCGACGGCACCCTGGTGACCGGGCCGAGCGCCAAGTTCAACGTCGACAAGTCCTCGGGTGAGGTCGAAAAGCCCAATTTCTGGATGGGCGCCAGCGGCGGCTTTGCCGTCGCCGAGCATGCGGACATCTTCAGCCGGTCGCAGATGCGGCTGCAAACCGTGACGTACAGCGGCTGCGCCTGCGAAACGCCGTCCTGGTACATCAAGGCCAAGACCGTCGACATCGACTTCGACGAAAACGAAGGCGTGGCGCGCAGCGGCGTGCTGTATTTCAAGGACGTGCCCATCCTGGCGTCGCCTTACATGACCTTTCCGGTCAAGAAGGAGCGCAAGTCGGGCTTCCTGATGCCGACGTATGGCACGACCAGCCAGGGCGGTCTCGATTTTTCGATTCCGTATTACCTGAATCTGGCGCCGAACTATGACATGACCGTGCAGCCGCGCTACTTCTCCAAGCGCGGGCTGCAGTTGGGGGGGGAGTTCCGCTATCTCGGCTACGGCTATAGCGGCATCATGGATGGCACTTATCTGCCCAACGACAAGCTGACCGACAGCGACCGTTGGATGTACTGGTGGCGCCACCAGCAGATGCTGCCCTACGGTTTCTATGCAGACTGGGATATTGCGAAGGTTTCGGACGACAACTATTTCCGCGACATTTCGCAGCTGGGCCTGAATCAGGCGTCGACGACCTATTTGCCGCAACGCGCGCGGGTGGGTTGGTCGTCTCCGTCCGGCTACTGGAGCGCGTACGCGCAAGTCTATAAATATCAGACGCTGCAGGATCCCGATGCACCGCTGTACCCACCGTATGATAAGGAACCGGAGCTCTTCTTCCGGGGCGCGCGTTATGACTGGGGCGGTTTTGACGTCGACTGGACCTCTACAGCAGTGCGTTTCCGCAAGTCCTTGTTCGAAGGCCAACGCCTGGGTCCTGATGGCAACCGTTTCCAAACCTACCCGACGGTTTCCTACCCCATCGTCAAGCCGGGCTGGTTCATCGTTCCCAAGGCGGGCGTCAATTACACCCAGTACGACACCGACTGGTACAACCTGAGCCCGGGTACGCCGCGTTCGCAATCCCGTTCGGTGCCGATCCTGTCCCTGGATTCGGGGTTGGTCTTCGAACGCGATACCTCGCTGTTCGGCAAGGCCTCCACGCAGACCCTGGAACCGCGCCTGTACTACCTGTACGTGCCGTACCGCGACCAGTCCAAATTGCCCGTTTTCGATACATCCCTGGCCGATTTCAGCTTCTCGCAGGCGTTCGAAGAGAACATCTACACCGGCGGTTGGGACCGCATCGCGAACGCCAATCAGCTGACTGCGGCGTTGACGACGCGCTGGCTGGATGCCAATACCGGTTTCGAGCGCATGTCATTAGGTATCGCGCAGCGGCTGTACTTCGAGGACCAGAAGGTCACGTTGCCAGGCGAAACACCGCGCGAGAACGTGCGTTCCGACTTCCTTCTGGGGGCAAGTGCCGCCCTGACCGACACGCTTAGCACCGACGTCGCCGCGCAATACAATCCTTACGACAGTAACTGGTCGCGCGGCCTGATCAGCGCGCGCTGGTCGCCGCAGCGCTTGACGACGGTGGCCGTGTCGTACCGCTACCAACGCGATCCTCAACCCGGCGTCCAGTATCAGGCGCAGGGGCAGAACCAGGTGAGCCTGGCCATGCAGTGGCCGTTCTCCAAGCGCTGGTACGGCGTCGGGCGGGTGGACTACTCGTTGCGCAACGGTCCGTCCAGCACGGTGGCCGGCACAACGGATTCGCCCCGCGTCACGCAGGCCATCGCCGGCCTGGAGTACAAGGGAGATTGCTGCTGGGTGGGCCGCATGGTCTACCAGCGATATGCGGTCTCCGCCACGGACGCCAACTCGGCACTGTTCTTCCAGCTTGAGCTGACCGGTCTGGGTTCCCTGGGAACCGACCCGATGAATCTGCTGAACAAGAGTATCCCCGGCTACTCGCGCATTACGCCGCCCGTGCCTGCCGGGACCACATTTGAAAGGTATGAATGA
- a CDS encoding aminoglycoside phosphotransferase family protein yields the protein MKNDHDPRLEQIRHWLGGLPASLNLAIDTLRPASADASFRRYFRLDAGVRTLIVMDAPPAHEDCRPFLHVDRLLADVGLNVPAVLEQDLDQGLLLLSDLGEQTYYQRIQAGLPDSELQTLYREALAALVRLQQASTAGLGAYDTARLADELKLFPEWYVQKHHGVTLDDKTANALEKIFALLSASNGGQAQVLVHRDYHSPNLMVCDRPQYGPNPGIIDFQDALAGPITYDLASLVTDARTTWEEPQQLDWAIRYWEMARAAGLPVDSDFAEFHRAYEWMGLQRNLRILGVFARLHHRDGKAHYQAHMPRVSGYVRQVAQRYGVFTPLLRLLDQLENRQVSVGYTF from the coding sequence TTGAAAAACGATCACGACCCCCGCCTGGAGCAGATCCGCCACTGGCTGGGCGGCCTGCCCGCCAGCCTGAACCTGGCCATCGACACGCTGCGCCCGGCGTCCGCCGACGCCAGCTTCCGCCGCTATTTCAGGCTGGACGCCGGCGTACGCACCTTGATAGTCATGGACGCCCCGCCCGCGCACGAGGATTGCCGCCCCTTCCTGCACGTGGACCGTTTGCTGGCGGATGTCGGCCTGAACGTGCCCGCCGTGCTGGAACAGGATCTGGACCAGGGCCTGCTGCTGTTGTCCGACCTGGGTGAACAGACCTATTACCAGCGCATTCAGGCCGGACTGCCGGACAGCGAACTGCAGACGTTGTATCGCGAGGCCCTGGCCGCCCTGGTCCGCCTGCAGCAGGCCTCCACTGCCGGCCTGGGCGCTTATGACACCGCCCGCCTGGCCGACGAGCTCAAGCTTTTCCCCGAGTGGTACGTGCAGAAGCATCACGGCGTGACGCTGGACGACAAGACCGCAAACGCGCTGGAAAAGATCTTTGCCTTGCTGTCCGCCAGCAACGGCGGACAGGCCCAGGTGCTGGTGCACCGCGACTACCATTCGCCCAACCTGATGGTCTGCGACCGGCCGCAGTACGGCCCCAACCCGGGCATCATCGACTTCCAGGATGCGTTGGCCGGCCCCATCACTTATGACCTGGCCTCCCTGGTGACGGATGCCCGCACGACCTGGGAAGAACCCCAGCAATTGGACTGGGCCATCCGCTACTGGGAAATGGCGCGGGCGGCCGGCCTGCCGGTGGACTCGGATTTCGCCGAATTCCACCGCGCCTACGAGTGGATGGGCCTGCAACGCAACCTGCGCATCCTGGGCGTGTTCGCCCGGCTGCATCATCGCGACGGCAAGGCGCACTACCAGGCCCACATGCCGCGCGTCAGCGGCTATGTCCGCCAGGTGGCCCAGCGCTATGGCGTCTTCACGCCCCTGCTGCGCCTGCTGGACCAGCTGGAAAACCGCCAGGTTAGTGTCGGGTACACGTTCTGA
- the murU gene encoding N-acetylmuramate alpha-1-phosphate uridylyltransferase MurU, which translates to MRAMILAAGRGERMRPLTDRLPKPLLSVGGQPLIVWHLRRLAAAGIRDIVINHAWLGHEIERALGDGSAHGVRIRYSAEASALETAGGIVQALPLLGDEPFLVVNGDVWCDWDPAAATGLARALPGSGAWLLLVDNPPQHPAGDFRLAADGSVHAQGEPRLTFAGIGVYHPSLFADVPRGAAAPLAPLLRQAMARGLARGARHAGEWTDVGTPQRLADLDAELNRRVR; encoded by the coding sequence ATGCGGGCCATGATCCTCGCGGCGGGACGCGGCGAACGCATGCGCCCCCTCACCGACCGCTTGCCCAAGCCCCTGCTGTCCGTGGGCGGCCAGCCGCTGATCGTCTGGCACCTGCGGCGGCTGGCGGCCGCCGGTATCCGCGACATCGTCATCAACCACGCCTGGCTCGGCCACGAAATCGAACGGGCGTTGGGCGACGGCAGCGCGCATGGCGTGCGGATCCGCTATTCGGCCGAAGCCTCCGCGCTGGAAACCGCGGGCGGCATCGTCCAGGCGCTGCCGCTGCTCGGCGACGAGCCCTTCCTGGTCGTCAACGGCGACGTCTGGTGCGACTGGGATCCCGCCGCGGCCACCGGCCTGGCGCGCGCCCTGCCCGGGAGTGGCGCCTGGCTGCTGCTGGTGGACAACCCGCCCCAGCATCCGGCCGGCGATTTCCGCCTGGCTGCCGACGGCAGCGTGCATGCCCAGGGCGAACCTCGTTTGACCTTTGCGGGTATCGGCGTCTACCATCCCTCGTTGTTCGCCGACGTCCCCCGGGGCGCGGCGGCGCCTCTGGCGCCCTTGCTCCGGCAGGCCATGGCCCGCGGCCTGGCGCGCGGCGCGCGCCACGCAGGCGAATGGACGGATGTCGGCACGCCGCAGCGGCTGGCGGACCTGGACGCCGAGCTCAACCGCCGGGTCCGCTGA
- a CDS encoding DUF6776 family protein — translation MFGRSQRAVFKPSVYQPGQRTRRMPRWLVLLLVGIALGAGGVLFLQTNYGPQRLTVEQSEQLHSELSTANLERQRLQSQLEEATQQRDANKSGHEKLTSDLAEARSKIETLNKELVLFQDAMPADPRGGNLGIRSATFKRAPGLLDYQVLVMREDRQGAPFKGTLTFSIDGTYPNGRAATVTPEGPALNVDRYDYALGQLKLPDGFTAKVVVLRVMDGAQKQQAMRIYYVRN, via the coding sequence ATGTTTGGAAGATCGCAACGGGCTGTATTCAAGCCCTCCGTGTACCAGCCCGGCCAACGCACGCGCCGCATGCCGCGCTGGCTGGTCCTGCTGCTGGTGGGCATCGCCCTGGGCGCCGGCGGCGTGCTCTTCCTGCAGACCAACTACGGCCCGCAACGCCTGACCGTGGAACAGTCCGAGCAGCTGCACAGCGAACTGAGCACCGCCAACCTGGAACGCCAGCGCCTGCAAAGCCAGCTCGAGGAAGCCACGCAACAACGCGACGCCAACAAGTCCGGCCATGAAAAGCTGACTTCCGACCTTGCTGAAGCCCGCAGCAAGATCGAAACGCTGAACAAGGAACTGGTGCTGTTCCAGGACGCCATGCCGGCCGATCCGCGCGGCGGCAACCTGGGCATCCGCTCGGCCACCTTCAAGCGCGCGCCCGGCCTGCTGGACTACCAGGTGCTGGTCATGCGCGAGGACCGCCAGGGCGCGCCGTTCAAGGGCACGCTGACCTTCTCCATCGACGGTACCTACCCCAACGGCCGCGCCGCCACCGTCACGCCGGAAGGCCCCGCCCTGAACGTCGACCGTTACGACTACGCGCTGGGCCAGCTGAAGCTGCCCGACGGCTTCACGGCCAAGGTCGTGGTGCTGCGCGTAATGGACGGCGCCCAGAAGCAGCAGGCGATGCGCATCTACTACGTGCGCAACTGA
- a CDS encoding FAD-dependent oxidoreductase: protein MPLPAHVPVLIAGGGPVGLTLAALLAEYGIASLTLEADDDYCSGSRAICISRRSQEIMGWVGADRPLTATGLAWTGGRSYFRNSEVLHFEMPHDPLQRYAPMVNIQQYAVEEYAHQAMQRHPALAELRWSARLAGLRADADGVTAEVDIEGGRQTVRADWLIACDGGRSTVREAMGLKLEGMQYEGRYVIVDIEQESSRPVERLAWFDPPSNPGSTLLMHRQPGNVWRVDYQIRDDEDPEEAVKPENVLPRVQSHLDMIGETAPWKPLWISIYNAKCLTLDSYRHGRVLFAGDAAHLVPIFGVRGLNSGLDDAGNLAWKLAWVLRGQASDSLLDSYSVERVHATRQNLAYGAKSTEFMAPPDFGFRLMREAALRLALSDERVRQLINPRQSAPISYDASPLNLNDGAPQAGTAAAPGQPAPEALLHDHGAPLHLSACFGAGFVALSLAPDARLAAELDALAAATRDAPQPLRVLKTGDDALQDPHGQLRQRYGAQAGTVYLLRPDGYVLGRWTNPSAATLRAALKPYYPSIARDAHKEELA from the coding sequence ATGCCGCTCCCCGCGCACGTTCCCGTCCTGATCGCCGGCGGCGGCCCCGTCGGCCTGACGCTGGCCGCCCTGCTGGCCGAATACGGCATCGCCTCGCTGACGCTGGAGGCGGACGACGACTATTGCAGCGGCAGCCGCGCCATCTGCATCTCGCGGCGGTCGCAGGAAATCATGGGCTGGGTCGGCGCCGACCGGCCCCTGACGGCCACCGGCCTGGCCTGGACCGGCGGCCGCAGCTACTTCCGCAACAGCGAGGTCCTGCATTTCGAGATGCCGCACGATCCGCTGCAGCGCTATGCGCCCATGGTCAACATCCAGCAGTACGCCGTCGAGGAGTACGCGCATCAGGCCATGCAGCGCCATCCGGCGCTGGCCGAACTGCGCTGGTCGGCACGGCTTGCCGGCCTGCGCGCCGACGCGGACGGCGTCACGGCCGAAGTGGACATCGAAGGCGGCCGTCAGACCGTGCGCGCCGACTGGCTGATCGCCTGCGACGGCGGCCGCAGCACCGTGCGCGAGGCCATGGGCCTGAAGCTGGAAGGCATGCAGTACGAAGGACGCTACGTCATCGTCGACATCGAACAGGAGTCCAGCCGCCCCGTGGAGCGCCTGGCCTGGTTCGATCCGCCCTCCAATCCCGGCTCCACCCTGCTCATGCACCGCCAGCCCGGCAATGTGTGGCGGGTGGATTACCAGATCCGCGACGACGAAGACCCCGAAGAGGCCGTCAAGCCGGAGAACGTGCTGCCGCGCGTGCAAAGCCACCTGGACATGATCGGCGAGACCGCACCCTGGAAGCCCTTGTGGATCTCGATCTATAACGCCAAGTGCCTGACGCTGGACAGCTACCGCCACGGACGCGTGCTGTTCGCCGGCGATGCCGCCCACCTGGTGCCTATCTTCGGTGTACGGGGCCTGAACTCGGGACTGGACGACGCCGGCAACCTGGCCTGGAAGCTGGCCTGGGTGCTGCGAGGCCAGGCCTCCGACAGCCTGCTGGACAGCTACAGCGTGGAGCGCGTCCACGCCACCCGCCAGAACCTGGCCTACGGCGCGAAGAGCACCGAGTTCATGGCCCCGCCGGACTTCGGCTTTCGTCTGATGCGCGAGGCCGCCCTGCGCCTGGCGCTGTCGGATGAGCGGGTGCGTCAGCTGATCAACCCGCGGCAGTCGGCGCCCATCTCCTACGATGCCTCGCCACTGAACCTGAATGACGGCGCGCCGCAAGCCGGCACGGCCGCCGCGCCCGGCCAGCCTGCGCCCGAAGCGCTGCTGCACGATCACGGCGCGCCGCTGCACCTCAGCGCATGCTTTGGCGCCGGCTTCGTCGCGCTGTCGCTGGCTCCCGACGCCCGGCTGGCGGCCGAACTGGACGCCCTGGCTGCCGCCACCCGCGATGCCCCCCAGCCGCTGCGCGTGCTGAAGACGGGCGATGACGCCTTGCAGGACCCGCACGGACAGCTACGCCAGCGCTACGGCGCGCAAGCCGGCACCGTCTACCTGCTGCGGCCTGACGGCTACGTGCTGGGACGCTGGACCAACCCGTCGGCCGCCACCCTGCGCGCCGCGCTCAAGCCCTACTACCCCTCGATCGCACGCGACGCGCACAAGGAAGAGCTAGCATGA
- a CDS encoding MarR family winged helix-turn-helix transcriptional regulator yields the protein MNPPALERFLTYRLHVLNKITDRDTNRAYLEACGIPLGEARCLAAIGRYAPLSVNDLARAANLNKGQASRSAQALVDRGLVEKTMSASDGRGVVLAPTPDGLAQYQRVIDLIARRNEEIFGCLSADEQRLLGDMLDRVNSHLQPDADGAEDPLPPAPPQNAP from the coding sequence GTGAACCCGCCCGCCCTCGAACGATTCCTGACCTACCGCCTGCACGTGCTCAACAAGATCACGGACAGGGACACGAATCGCGCCTATCTGGAAGCTTGCGGGATTCCTCTGGGCGAGGCCCGCTGCCTGGCGGCCATCGGCCGCTACGCGCCCTTGTCGGTCAACGACCTGGCGCGGGCGGCCAATCTGAACAAAGGCCAAGCCAGTCGCTCGGCGCAGGCCCTGGTGGACCGCGGCCTGGTGGAAAAAACCATGTCCGCCTCCGACGGGCGCGGCGTGGTGCTGGCGCCCACCCCGGACGGCCTGGCGCAATATCAGCGCGTCATCGACCTGATCGCCCGCCGCAATGAAGAAATCTTCGGCTGCCTCAGCGCCGACGAGCAGCGCCTGCTGGGCGACATGCTCGACCGCGTGAACAGCCATTTGCAGCCTGATGCGGACGGCGCGGAAGACCCGCTCCCGCCCGCGCCGCCGCAAAACGCGCCCTAA
- a CDS encoding 4a-hydroxytetrahydrobiopterin dehydratase gives MSMFPPARIGTDIAVAALSGWQAVAMRDAIEKRFRFPNFNTAFGFMTRVAMFAEKLNHHPEWTNVYNRVDVTLTTHDAGGVTELDVRMAQFMDEAAAQLGATAPKA, from the coding sequence ATGAGCATGTTCCCTCCCGCCCGCATCGGCACCGATATCGCCGTGGCCGCCTTGTCTGGCTGGCAGGCCGTGGCGATGCGCGACGCCATCGAAAAGCGCTTCCGCTTCCCCAATTTCAATACGGCATTCGGCTTCATGACGCGCGTCGCCATGTTCGCGGAGAAGCTGAACCATCATCCGGAATGGACCAACGTCTACAACCGCGTGGACGTGACCTTGACCACGCACGACGCCGGCGGCGTGACCGAGCTGGATGTGCGCATGGCGCAGTTCATGGACGAGGCGGCAGCGCAATTGGGCGCCACCGCGCCCAAGGCTTAG
- a CDS encoding OmpA family protein has protein sequence MNSRTIFNRIAVVAASGALLAGCATQQQTNTAVGTGAGAAIGAGIGALVGHGTGAAIGAGIGAVAGGLVGYNWKVVKEDVQKSGASSLGIDVVEMPDGSLKVNIPSGVSFDTDKTQLKPALLPVLDSVARSLNQHPELRAKVVGHTDSTGALAHNQTLSVNRAKSVTDYLSKQGVAAGRLTVEGRGPNDPIGDNATAEGRALNRRVEIYLYAVQQ, from the coding sequence ATGAACTCAAGAACAATATTCAACCGGATCGCCGTGGTCGCGGCGTCTGGGGCTTTGCTGGCGGGTTGCGCCACGCAGCAGCAGACCAATACCGCAGTGGGCACGGGCGCCGGCGCGGCGATCGGCGCCGGTATTGGAGCCCTGGTGGGCCATGGCACGGGCGCGGCCATCGGCGCCGGCATCGGCGCGGTGGCGGGCGGCCTGGTCGGCTACAACTGGAAGGTCGTCAAGGAAGACGTGCAGAAGTCGGGCGCTTCGTCGCTGGGCATCGACGTGGTCGAAATGCCCGATGGCAGCCTCAAGGTCAACATTCCCAGCGGCGTGTCGTTCGATACCGACAAGACGCAGCTCAAACCCGCGTTGCTGCCAGTGCTGGACAGTGTGGCGCGCTCGCTCAACCAGCATCCTGAACTGCGGGCCAAGGTGGTCGGCCATACGGACAGCACGGGCGCCCTGGCGCACAACCAGACGCTGTCGGTCAATCGCGCCAAGAGCGTGACCGACTACCTCAGCAAGCAGGGCGTGGCCGCGGGCCGCCTGACTGTCGAGGGCCGCGGGCCGAACGATCCGATCGGCGACAATGCGACCGCCGAAGGCCGTGCGCTGAACCGCCGCGTGGAGATCTACCTGTACGCGGTCCAGCAGTAA